A genomic window from Glycine soja cultivar W05 chromosome 10, ASM419377v2, whole genome shotgun sequence includes:
- the LOC114372466 gene encoding uncharacterized protein LOC114372466 has protein sequence MPQMDLETLVSACAGGCSDQKIACEPHADEGDHGGRLPDSPPESFWLSGDAEYDWWDRNAVYERNESTKGNSIISSTNLNSNSNNNSQRFSKNLKSKAAIIGLPKPQKATFADAKSRRNHRPPGNARLFPKRSASVGGKLEGSVVEPSSPKVSCIGRVRSKRDRNRRLRTRQRSISSSTATAATTGSISSAVTRQKSTRSQRKKTGFFESVRAIFRHGRRGKPVQKPDLPQEDSSSSKMKKKRSYGKKARGSTTSSTTNRNDASFEESFSSAAPPPGLGSVNRFASGRRSESWGVGDSEIRVLH, from the coding sequence ATGCCACAGATGGATTTGGAAACGCTGGTTTCCGCCTGCGCCGGCGGTTGCTCCGACCAGAAAATCGCCTGCGAGCCTCACGCCGACGAGGGAGACCACGGCGGCCGCCTTCCGGACTCGCCGCCGGAGTCGTTTTGGCTCTCCGGCGACGCCGAGTACGACTGGTGGGACCGCAACGCCGTTTACGAGCGAAACGAATCGACGAAAGGAAACTCAATTATTTCCTCAACGAACCTTAACTCAAACTCCAACAACAATTCTCAGCGATTCTCGAAGAACTTGAAGTCCAAAGCCGCGATTATCGGCTTGCCGAAGCCGCAGAAGGCTACCTTCGCCGACGCCAAGAGCCGCCGCAACCATCGGCCGCCGGGAAACGCCAGGCTATTCCCGAAGCGGAGCGCGTCGGTCGGCGGAAAATTGGAAGGCTCCGTCGTCGAACCGTCGTCGCCGAAGGTCTCGTGCATAGGGAGAGTGAGATCCAAGCGTGACAGAAATCGGAGATTAAGAACACGCCAGAGATCAATCTCCTCCTCCACGGCCACTGCCGCCACCACCGGTTCAATCTCCTCCGCCGTCACGAGGCAAAAATCGACGCGGAGCCAGAGGAAGAAAACCGGTTTCTTCGAAAGCGTTCGCGCGATTTTCCGGCACGGTCGCAGAGGCAAACCGGTTCAGAAACCGGATCTTCCGCAGGAAGATTCGTCGTCGtcgaagatgaagaagaagagaagttaCGGTAAGAAAGCACGGGGAAGCACCACTAGCAGCACAACGAATCGAAACGACGCGTCGTTTGAAGAATCGTTTTCGAGTGCAGCACCACCTCCCGGTTTGGGTTCGGTGAACCGGTTCGCGTCTGGGAGAAGGTCTGAGTCGTGGGGAGTGGGTGACTCGGAAATCCGCGTGTTGCATTAG